A region of the Culex quinquefasciatus strain JHB chromosome 1, VPISU_Cqui_1.0_pri_paternal, whole genome shotgun sequence genome:
GGCTGCGGCTGGTTTGCCAGTGCTGGCGTGACGTCATCGCCGGCAGCCCCACGCTGATGGGCCGGTTCAACGTCAGGCTGGTGGGGGATAAACGGACGAACCGGGACCGGATTGATGGGGCGTTCGTTCCGGCGGGATTGCCGCCGTTGGTGGTGAAGGTGACTGTGCGGAAGTATTCGATTCTGACGGTTGACGGGTGGTGGGCGGATGTTGGATTGAAGTTGCGGGAGTTGCGGCTGGAGTGTTGCAGGATGGCTTTGGGGGTTCTGTACGGGATGTTGAGGGCGACGCCGAATTTGAAGGTCTTGGTGCTGGACAGTGTCAAGCTGAGCGGGACGGACGAACCGGATTTTCAGCTGGGGCGAATGGAGTCGTTGACGGTTTGCCACGCGAGCTACGAGGGAAAGGTGTGGCGCGACTGCTTGGCCGGGTTCGAACGTTTGTTTCCACGATTGGAGGAACTCACGCTGAATACGGGCTTCGATCCGGCACAAACGGATATTCTGCACGCGATCCGAACCTTGCAAACTACGCTGAAGCATCTCGATCTGCCTCGAAAGTTTAGCGGGGCGGCTTTTCTGGCCGAACTTGGCGGGATGCAACAGTTGCGTCTCAAGTCGATCACGCTCGAGAACTTTCCGGATGAGCTGGACCAGTGGACCAGGTTCTGCCGGATGCAACCCCAGCTGGAGATGCTAACGGTAACCGTGAACAACACTCAGGTAATGATGAGTTGGGTTCCCTCTGTCCAAAACTAACACTTGTCTTAAAGTTACAGATGCTCAACGCAACGGGTCAATTGCTGCCCCGCCTGAAGTCCCTCTCCCTGACCGTTATCGGACCGTTGGATACCTCCTTCCTCGCCACCATGCCGGCGCTCGAATCGCTCGCCATCGATGGCCAATACCAAAATGTCTCCTTCCTCGGCCAAAGCTGCCCAAACCTGCTGCATTTCACCCTAAGCGACGTACAAACAAGAGACGTGCTCCCTTTCCTCCAGCGTTCGCCCAAACTCGAACGCCTCGCCCTCGACGACTGCCAGCTGGGCTTCCCCGTATCGATCGCGACCCCCTTCACTAACCTGCGCCATCTCACCCTGAACGGAATCCAGTGTCCGAACGCTGTCATGTGTAATCTGCTTCGCAACTGCACCCGCCTCGAGCAACTGCACCTGGCCTGGCTCAAGTATCTGGACGACGGAGTGGTGCGCGTGTTCTGCCAGCAGCTGAAGCGCCTCCGGAAGCTGACCATGCTCGGGATTCGCTGCACCACGGCGGAAGCGTGCGCCAGCTACATCGTACGGCACTGTCGCAAGCTGGAGGAACTGTGCGCGGACTTTGCGGACGCCGAGCTGGAGCGGATCGAGCGCGCGCGCAAGGTTCGCATCAAGCGGCGCGTTGTGTCCGACACGGAGGaggacgatgacgacgatgagGACGGGGAGGGGGAGGAGTTTGGTGGATTTTTCTGATTATTTGTTCTAGCTTAtttgatggtttgatttgactTTAATAAACTGCCCATAACTGAGAAAAAGCGATTGGAATAGATCTTTGGGGGTTAACTCTTCTAAATTTTGAGCGATTAGTAGTGTGCCGATTGACGCTAAGCAATTGAATTTTGTACGGTTTTtcctttttctgaaaattcaaaatacaaatgCAAATaagtatataaaaataaattggttcaaaaaatttaacattctgaaattaaaaaaaaaataaagtaaagaaattcataattttctgcagttaaaatattggaattattgaattttgaagaagtttaattttcaaattcacaactttttaaattgtgcaattgggtcctaaaattaagcttcattttattattattatgatattattgttcacaccgataaagcttatttttccgagtaaaatgaccctttgtacgaccgcaaaggatttaaaatgggtattttaaatcaataaaaaaaatgaccctctacagcccaaatttttttcgaaaatatttatttttcccgtgttcaggaggtcattttgagcaacttttgttctacgaaaacctttccttctcttgttttatgtttttcttgtttttttttgtattttaatttttatttatctttagttaagtttatgtttgtttttagtaGGATTAGGCcaattctaccacctaatataattagtAATTCATTCTGCCTATCTAAttatttcacgtttttacagttactttttcaatattttgcatgtttttcacattttggcctgtagaatggcaccatcatcatttaaattccaaaaaattgcgtagaggcatagtctgggacactacaaaaattactgcatacttcattttactgaaaatataggaaatgttagtaaaaaacacagccaaagttggcccctaaaaaaatgacattggcaaagtcacataaaacaagttaaacttccaaccctgaaattttctaaattttttaagagttcttctttccaatgcaaacaaataaactactctaaaataatttagattttttaattccaagacatattaaaaaatgcattttttttaaatttaaaatgcaataacatattcaaatttgactaatatGCTGTTTCAGACTCGAATTTGATGCCTAtataaaccttcggataatcgaagcttcggataatcgagtgtggaccccttagggaccatccataaaccacactCCCCCCACCCCTCGTGGACAAACCctataccccccccccccccttaagtgtccatgtgctttatggatggtcccttatataCTGTCAAttgaaagaatttgaagaattaaatgaatttaaagtatttaaagattttttagaattttagaatttaaagaatttaaagaataaaaaaaaaataaaaaatttaaagaattttaaaatttttaagaatgttaatttttttttagaattttaagaattttaagaaatttaagaattttaagaaatttaagaattttaaaaaatttaagaattttaagaattgaaagaatttagagaatataaagaatttaaaaatattaaagaatttaaggaatCATAACTTTTCAACCGGttagatgaaccggttcagctgaatcggttcaattttgttacagaatgacttttcaggcaatttgaaagagttagatatgtcgcatgctacattttgtgccagaaatgttcaaccggtactattgaaccggttggatgaaccggttcagctgaatcggttcaattttgttgcagattgactattcatgaaatttggagAAGATTATGTTTCAAatgaaaagtcatgtttttattttctactGATGTTAACAATAAATGTTTACTtaactttttcagtaaaacgTTACAGAAAACGTagtctttttgaatttttaacataaagttcAGGTGAATTcttaagacctttccaaagcactattaaactttgagttttggtcatgttttgcataagatataaattttacaaatttactgtaacgcattttgctcggatattttttcgttcaccccctcccccccgagCCCCGCCCAAAAATCCactaatttgcattttttccttaaagtagacattctgaagattccaaaacactataaaacattgaagtttggtgctattttgcatatttcccaAGCCTGCGAAAATTTACTGTAAAGCATTTTGCAGGCTTCGGGTTGTACAGGGAAATTTTTTTCTTCGGGTCTTGACTGTTAAAGATCataaatcggttggaaaatttatttttggcgatttcttagatcgaagcccgtctaaaggcggggttagtttgtagagggttaacttcgcagcccttcttgacagaaaaattCCTTCTTGACCTTCTTGCCCACTCAGCGCGTTCCGTTtaaattccgtttagaattccgtttcagcgaaaaaagttcgattcgaattctaacCCAATCAAACCGCTTTCCGCTAgacgggttcattccgcttcgaattccgcttcgaaaattgcttcgaaattttctaaacagaTTGTCTGATTGGGTTCCGCTTCGATTccgtttgagcaatttttgcaCAAGGGCGACACCTTCTGGTGTATGGTGGAACCTCGATGACGTTTCGCCGAGTTTCGCCGAAGCGGTTTTATTGTTGATTTttggcaatcaaacgtcaaaatgttaggaaaaaaacaagttgGAAAACTTGTTCGTTCCTGTTTTCTTTCGCGCCTCGTGTTTTAACGGAAAAACATATTTGCCGTGGAATTAATCGGACTGGTGAGTTAAGCTTGTTATAATAatatatcgagaaattaaaaagagagatgtgagccggtaacatggagtgaaattttcgcagctgtcatggaaaacttcacagcagcttgacagaaagtttaactccatgttgcacttttaatttctcgatgaaaTAACAGTAAcagtttatttcgattttttcaagttttttcccGCACACGAACAGAAGTTCGGCCACAAAGGACCTCAATCGGGGTTTGTCGCAACAGCAAGGATCGTTTCATCTCCGAGGCGTTGGAAGCGTTGCAAACATGGCGGGAGCCTTTTCGACACGTCCCAGAAGTCCTCGCTGTGGATCGAGGTGGCGATCAAGTGTTTCCGGCAGGTTGTGCTGGGGGACGGGCGGAAGGCGGCTTCTAAACCACCATCAACGCTTGCAAGACTGCGGTTCCGGTTACCCGTCTGTCCCTGCTGCATCTGCTCAAGCAGCTACTTCGTGAAAATTCCAGCCTGACACAGGCCCGCCTCAGCCAGCACAGCGTGCGTGACCACACTCAACAAAGCACACACCATCCTCCATGGCAAATAAGGCATCGCGGAATTTCATCGCTGGGGCACATTAAGAGCACGGCGGTGGCGTCCACGTCGACGTCGACGGCCTGTGTGACGGGTGTAAAGTTCGAGCATCACCAGGATCGTCCTCGCACCACCGCGTCTGCTGCCGACATGAGCTTGATAGAAAGTGGCGACAACACGTCGGAAGCAACCGAAGTGGCCGCCCTTCCTCACGCTCACGACAAGAACACGCTAACCTGCGTCGTGGGAGGTACCAGACGTACAAACGGGTGGTGCAACCGCCGGTCCGCAATGCTTCCAGCAGGCAGCTTCCTTCATCAAGTTCCTGATGCAGTACAGCCAGTTTGGTCCACCGAGCCCGACCCAGATCGTCAACCTAATGGAGTAGCACGACGTCAGTGGCAAGGGATCCGATAGTTGACCGGGGCCACCAACAATGACGTCGTTACGGATTGCACCGAGGAATACAGACTGTCCTGTCAGtggtttatgtttattttaaaagaataataaaaataagagGGCTGGGGGTTGGGTTCGTGTTAGGCGTTTCAATTAGCgagaaattttaataataatgaataaaattcgatcaaaataagaaaaaatagttcaatCAACCTCTCTGGttgaattcaaattaattttggattcaaccaaaacaaagaaaatcaaaagtaAAAACAAGAATAAGAAGAAGTAGCTGTCAAAACTAACCCGTCcattccgtttcgattccgtttgaattccacttgaaccgatttgcggcgaaaactcaaacggaaccggttgttgcgtttgaaacggaatgcgttttagaatctaaaacgaacactgtttagaattcgaatcgaacttttttcgctgaaacggaattctaaacggaatttaaacggaacgcgctgagtgggaaacagtgttcgttttagattctaaaacgcattccgtttcaaacgcaacaaccggttccgtttgagttttcgccgcaaatcggttcaagtggaattcaaacggaatcgaaacggaatgGACGGGTTAGTTTTGACAGCTACTTCTTCTTATtcttgtttttactttttgattttcttttttgttttggttgaatccaaaattaatttgaattcaaCCAGAGAGGTTGattgaactattttttcttattttgatcgaattttattcattattattaaaatttctcGCTAATTGAAACGCCTAACACGAACCCAACCCCAGCCctcttatttttattattctttaaaataaacataaaccaCTGACAGGACAGTCTGTATTCCTCGGTGCAATCCGTAACGACGTCATTGTTGGTGGCCCCGGTCAACTATCGGATCCCTTGCCACTGACGTCGTGCTACTCCATTAGGTTGACGATCTGGGTCGGGCTCGGTGGACCAAACTGGCTGTACTGCATCAGGAACTTGATGAAGGAAGCTGCCTGCTGGAAGCATTGCGGACCGGCGGTTGCACCACCCGTTTGTACGTCTGGTACCTCCCACGACGCAGGTTAGCGTGTTCTTGTCGTGAGCGTGAGGAAGGGCGGCCACTTCGGTTGCTTCCGACGTGTTGTCGCCACTTTCTATCAAGCTCATGTCGGCAGCAGACGCGGTGGTGCGAGGACGATCCTGGTGATGCTCGAACTTTACACCCGTCACACAGGCCGTCGACGTCGACGTGGACGCCACCGCCGTGCTCTTAATGTGCCCCAGCGATGAAATTCCGCGATGCCTTATTTGCCATGGAGGATGGTGTGTGCTTTGTTGAGTGTGGTCACGCACGCTGTGCTGGCTGAGGCGGGCCTGTGTCAGGCTGGAATTTTCACGAAGTAGCTGCTTGAGCAGATGCAGCAGGGACAGACGGGTAACCGGAACCGCAGTCTTGCAAGCGTTGATGGTGGTTTAGAAGCCGCCTTCCGCCCGTCCCCCAGCACAACCTGCCGGAAACACTTGATCGCCACCTCGATCCACAGCGAGGACTTCTGGGACGTGTCGAAAAGGGAAGCTCCCGCCATGTTTGCAACGCTTCCAACGCCTCGGAGATGAAACGATCCTTGCTGTTGCGACAAACCCCGATTGAGGTCCTTTGTGGCCGAACTTCTGTTCGTGTGcgggaaaaacttgaaaaaatcgaaataaactgTTACTGTTAtttcatcgagaaattaaaagtgcaacatggagttaaactttctgtcaagctgctgtgaagttttccatgacagctgcgaaaatttcactccatgttaccggctcacatctctctttttaatttctcgatatatTATTATAACAAGCTTAACTCACCAGTCCGATTAATTCCACGGCAAATATGTTTTTCCGTTAAAACACGAGGCGCGAAAGAAAACAGGAACGAACAAGTTTTCCAACTTGTTTTTTCCTaacattttgacgtttgattgccaaAAATCAACAATAAAACCGCTTCGGCGAAACTCGGCGAAACGTCATCGAGGTTCCACCATACACCAGAAGGTGTCGCCCTTGtgcaaaaattgctcaaacggAATCGAAGCGGAACCCAATCAGACAAtctgtttagaaaatttcgaagcaattttcgaagcggaattcgaagcggaatgaacccgtcTAGCGGAAAGCGGTTTGATTGggtagttgatccatcgaaaaaatgttgtcttgtcaatttatttgtttgcattaaaatgaaaaaaggtgATCAGAAatagacgtatccagtttgaaatggccgctaggtggccaatggtgttagaaatgacatcttccatgtatttgaatatgggagctcaggaaaactcaatttttaagcaataaaatgattatttatgataaaagtattgattgattaggtgcacaaaatgtgtctagaatattataaatgattatttatgataaaagtattgattgattaggtgcacaaaatgtgtctagaatattataaaaataaaaactgttcaaaaaatttgcaattgagataagtacaccattcgattcagcaggaattttgggcaccaaaaatatatagttttcatatgttaagtgttttattttagaagaaaattaacaaaaagtatgaaaatcgagacatttagtatgggagctgtcaaatctctcaccatcaaaaagcagcgttgagctttcgctggatttgtctatggtattcaatcgtgtttttaccgttgtacataagcATTGACATAGGGTTTTAGTACAgtttgtctatttttttttttttttttttgtgggatttAAGACTACTGCGACCATTTAGTTGATCTATTGTAGTGTACCCCTAATTACTGTCGCATATTTTCAGGGTGACAAGTCACCATTTAGGGTGACCGCCACTGACTGAGGATGCGATATACCCCAGTTTGGCATTGCTTCGAGAATGAAGTCAACAACCGAAGTGGgattttctgaataaatttctGAGGGAGTTAAAATccctttattgaaaaatttaattctttttgcaatcAGTGCACCACACTCACACAGTAAGTGCCTTGAAGTTTCCACTTCACAGTCACAGAGCCTACAGATATCAGTTTGACTTCGCGTTAGCTTTTTCAAGTGATACCGTGATGGGCAATGTCCTGTAATTAATCCAATGTATATGTTTAGTGACCGTTTATTCAGACCAAGTATTCGCGACGTTTTCTGTTTGCTAGGGGTGATAAACAACTTGGTTTGCTTTGCAGAATGCGAGGCAATCCAATTCTGTTGTATCATGGAATTTTCCCATTTTGTAATTTCCATTTTCAGAACGCATTTCGACACTCCACAGAATGGCTCCGGACCAACAAAAAGGTCATCTGAGCCTTTCCTGGCAAGCAAATCGGCCTTTTCATTCCCTTCAACCCCGCAGTGGCCTGGAACCCAGTACAAGAATACTCGATTTTTATTACCCAGTTTTTTCAGAAGAATTACACACTCCCAAACCAATCTAGATTGGCATTTGGAAGAATTCAAAGCATTCAAAGCAGCTTGACTATCAGAGAAAATACAGATTGTAGAATACCTATAGTTTCTCTTCAGACATGCTGATGCACATTCTAAAATAGCATAGATCTCGGCCAAAAATACAGTAGTCCAGCGTCCCATAGGAGCCGAAATACTTAGTCCTGGCCCCGTGATCCCCGCTCCTGTtttattacccatttttgatcCATCCGTGTAGAATATGATTGCTCCCGGAGGTAGGCTTGGACCTCCTGATTCCCATACTTGGCGATCAGTTAAAATCACTTTGTATGTTATATCAAGGTTCAAGGTATATTCCATCCAGTCCTCGTTCATAAACACATGTGGATCTATGTTAAGTTCTTTTAAAATTCCTAGATGTTCCTTACAATTCTTGAATAAATTCTCATTTCTTCTTAGTCTAAGCGCACTCTTTCCAGCCTCCATTTGAACGTATTGGTACAACGGGAGGAGATGAAGAGCAGCATTTAGAGCATTCGTTGGTGTACTTCGCATTGCTCCAGTGATGGATATGCAGATTAAACGCTGTAattttcctagtttttttttgcgctgttttttgttttgtttttggccaCCATACCACCATACCATTTGTCTATAGGAAACAgtttggccaatgtttgacagatccaaacgcgctggacaccaaacgtcctttacgcccagcaaaactggcattgtactcagaaaaataagcttaatgTCGTCGGCttaatcgttgtgaacaataatatcacaaatttaagcttaattttaggacccaattcatacatttttaaattcacggttccaaaattctagaaatttacaatttttaatattttgattttttttaaatttcagtgattctaaaaaaattaactcctgattcaaatattgaaaattctataattttaaaactcaaaatctctataaaaaattaaaaatacaattctTGATATTAACCTATattaacaattcaaaatttgtaaaaaaaaatctgaggctaaaaaaaatagttctaagattcaaaaataaaaaataaaatgaaggtGCAGTGACATCCCGTTCTGTCAACACgaacttttcaaacatttctgttCTCCAAAAATCTACgtcaattttgaatttgttcattattatttgaagttttagaTTGGTTTTTGATCAACAATTTATagtaacttcagataatcgagactgtacaaatacataaaaaaaatcatttaaaaaaaacatcgtgAAATcgaatattctaaaaaaaaaatcaaaaattaaaaaaatctatggaaaaatcttattttaaaatttcaaggttTTCAATTTCAACTTTAATAATATACCTTGTAATATACTGTGGttctaaacttttaaaaattttaaaatcagtttttacaaattttgaaaattatattattcAAACCAGGGCTTgcaaaatttcgactttgtttgtgatagctgacagaacactccaatagagttatctacgtgcgcatatattgcgtgtacgtacacgaaaaagattgaggttaaattttgtacctgccagcaaaacaaatggggtgctagtgtgcgtgagctcgggctaaGATAACTCtatcgtcttcaccacgacaacctgatttttacattccactttcgttcgtttcacacacaaaggaatgagtgctacgcaaagtcactcacacaatcattgacttccctccaggaGAAAAATCGCTTTGAGAGAAATCGTTTggcattctaccgagattccgatcatctctccaatgatagcaatcatatgatttctgtcaccacgcagcatacactagtaagagagagacaaaaacgagaaaaaGAGAAAgggcacgttgtctcgttcgggcggctgcttgactgccgttttacggcgatatgatgtatacgccatcgaggtgattttgctgtagacacgattttctgtttttgttcattttttcattttaaaatgactaattcaaggtctgctctgtagaaactgttaaaaagtacaatgaaaatgtggcccctacaaaatttcttgttttttcttattctctacgattttaaaccacaaacatcatttggccgaaaaaatagcaataaaaaatcactacttttactTCCCAATGATGTATACACAGCAACTTTCTTTCactgaat
Encoded here:
- the LOC6052317 gene encoding uncharacterized protein LOC6052317 isoform X1, which codes for MSSSGTRKRPKGATNDDDAATVFTIRHQPNRAVKRPRLPDPVPRFPPEIWEYIFRYVSEPRHLLRLRLVCQCWRDVIAGSPTLMGRFNVRLVGDKRTNRDRIDGAFVPAGLPPLVVKVTVRKYSILTVDGWWADVGLKLRELRLECCRMALGVLYGMLRATPNLKVLVLDSVKLSGTDEPDFQLGRMESLTVCHASYEGKVWRDCLAGFERLFPRLEELTLNTGFDPAQTDILHAIRTLQTTLKHLDLPRKFSGAAFLAELGGMQQLRLKSITLENFPDELDQWTRFCRMQPQLEMLTVTVNNTQLQMLNATGQLLPRLKSLSLTVIGPLDTSFLATMPALESLAIDGQYQNVSFLGQSCPNLLHFTLSDVQTRDVLPFLQRSPKLERLALDDCQLGFPVSIATPFTNLRHLTLNGIQCPNAVMCNLLRNCTRLEQLHLAWLKYLDDGVVRVFCQQLKRLRKLTMLGIRCTTAEACASYIVRHCRKLEELCADFADAELERIERARKVRIKRRVVSDTEEDDDDDEDGEGEEFGGFF
- the LOC6052317 gene encoding uncharacterized protein LOC6052317 isoform X2 encodes the protein MSSSGTRKRPKGATNDDDAATVFTIRHQPNRAVKRPRLPDPVPRFPPEIWEYIFRYVSEPRHLLRLRLVCQCWRDVIAGSPTLMGRFNVRLVGDKRTNRDRIDGAFVPAGLPPLVVKVTVRKYSILTVDGWWADVGLKLRELRLECCRMALGVLYGMLRATPNLKVLVLDSVKLSGTDEPDFQLGRMESLTVCHASYEGKVWRDCLAGFERLFPRLEELTLNTGFDPAQTDILHAIRTLQTTLKHLDLPRKFSGAAFLAELGGMQQLRLKSITLENFPDELDQWTRFCRMQPQLEMLTVTVNNTQMLNATGQLLPRLKSLSLTVIGPLDTSFLATMPALESLAIDGQYQNVSFLGQSCPNLLHFTLSDVQTRDVLPFLQRSPKLERLALDDCQLGFPVSIATPFTNLRHLTLNGIQCPNAVMCNLLRNCTRLEQLHLAWLKYLDDGVVRVFCQQLKRLRKLTMLGIRCTTAEACASYIVRHCRKLEELCADFADAELERIERARKVRIKRRVVSDTEEDDDDDEDGEGEEFGGFF